From Quercus lobata isolate SW786 chromosome 1, ValleyOak3.0 Primary Assembly, whole genome shotgun sequence, one genomic window encodes:
- the LOC115988231 gene encoding fasciclin-like arabinogalactan protein 12, with amino-acid sequence MTKQTLFSLSILLIFLFHCITTLGQSAAAPAQPANAPVQPATPPVVQPAKAPAPVQSAKVPPTQKGVPDVTKILGKAGGFSVFIRLLKSTGVSDQLYGQLNNSNNGFTIFAPTDAAFSSLKAGTINSLSDLQKTQLVQFHILNTIVSLSNFQTLSNPVPTEAGDTSDGEFPLNVMTAGNQVNISTGLVNTTVGGTVYSDNQLDIYQVEKVLLPLDIFNPKPKHKAPAPAPTLSTPKTKDNDDESQSDATKVNESSPVSISGHGILVSIEVVLVAFILTKGLHGV; translated from the coding sequence ATGACAAAACAGACTCTCTTCTCCCTCTCAATTTTACTTATATTTCTCTTCCATTGCATCACAACTTTAGGCCAGTCAGCCGCAGCTCCAGCCCAGCCAGCAAATGCTCCAGTACAGCCTGCCACTCCGCCAGTAGTTCAGCCTGCCAAGGCCCCAGCCCCAGTCCAATCTGCGAAGGTCCCACCAACACAGAAAGGTGTCCCTGATGTCACCAAAATCCTTGGAAAGGCCGGTGGGTTCTCAGTCTTTATTCGCCTCTTAAAAAGTACCGGAGTTTCTGACCAATTATACGGCCAGCTTAACAATTCAAATAATGGGTTTACTATCTTTGCTCCTACTGATGCTGCATTTTCGAGCCTCAAAGCGGGCACTATAAACTCATTGTCCGACCTACAAAAGACCCAACTAGTACAATTTCACATATTAAACACAATTGTTAGTCTGTCAAATTTCCAAACTCTGAGCAATCCAGTGCCCACAGAGGCTGGAGATACTAGTGACGGTGAGTTCCCACTAAACGTGATGACTGCTGGCAACCAAGTGAACATCTCTACTGGTCTTGTTAATACCACGGTGGGTGGAACTGTGTATTCAGATAACCAGCTTGATATATATCAAGTGGAGAAAGTGCTTCTTCCTCTTGACATTTTTAATCCTAAGCCTAAGCATAAGGCACCAGCCCCTGCACCAACATTGTCAACGCCTAAGACTAAGGACAATGATGATGAGTCTCAGTCTGATGCTACCAAAGTGAACGAGTCTAGCCCAGTAAGTATCAGTGGGCATGGAATATTGGTGTCCATTGAAGTTGTATTGGTCGCATTCATTCTCACGAAGGGACTTCATGGTGtatga